Proteins encoded in a region of the Cyanobacteria bacterium QS_8_64_29 genome:
- the rsgA gene encoding ribosome small subunit-dependent GTPase A, whose translation MAASDRSPNATVVALQANFYRVRLERPQAGVPLGARLLCTCRGRLRKIGQSVVVGDRVAVADLDPQQRRGTIAAVGPRQTRLRRPPLANADRLLAVMALAEPPPDPLQLSRFLVAAEASGLTPLVGLNKSDRVSAGERERWCQRLRAWGYDAVPISATGGWGLDALERRLRGHLTAMAGPSGAGKSSTIDGLIPHAQLRVGAISRKTRRGRQTTRHVELFELPQGGLLADTPGFKRPQLDCEPQALARYFPEARARLAVGACQFADCLHQAEPQCAVRGDWERYQHYLQLLEEARARAQARQQQRDREASTKVKTRREGRLEREPKLDPRKYRRPSRRRQNQTLQGLLDEAEAE comes from the coding sequence ATGGCCGCTAGCGATCGCTCGCCCAACGCAACGGTCGTGGCCCTGCAGGCCAATTTTTACCGCGTTCGTTTGGAGCGCCCGCAAGCCGGCGTGCCGCTCGGCGCGCGCCTGCTTTGCACCTGCCGGGGGCGCCTGCGCAAGATCGGGCAGTCAGTCGTGGTGGGCGATCGCGTGGCAGTCGCGGATCTGGATCCGCAGCAGCGGCGCGGCACCATTGCGGCCGTGGGCCCGCGCCAGACGCGACTGAGGCGCCCGCCGCTGGCCAATGCAGACCGCCTGCTGGCCGTCATGGCGCTGGCTGAGCCGCCGCCCGACCCGCTGCAGCTGAGCCGCTTTTTGGTCGCCGCCGAGGCCAGCGGCCTCACACCGTTGGTGGGCCTCAACAAAAGCGATCGCGTCTCGGCCGGCGAGCGGGAACGCTGGTGCCAGCGCCTGCGCGCCTGGGGCTACGATGCTGTCCCCATCAGCGCCACCGGGGGCTGGGGCCTGGATGCGCTCGAGCGGCGCCTGCGAGGCCATCTGACCGCGATGGCCGGTCCCTCCGGTGCGGGCAAATCCAGCACCATCGATGGGCTCATTCCGCACGCGCAGTTGCGCGTGGGCGCGATCTCGCGCAAAACGCGGCGGGGCCGCCAGACCACGCGCCATGTCGAGCTGTTTGAGCTTCCCCAGGGCGGGCTCCTGGCCGATACGCCCGGCTTCAAGCGCCCCCAGCTTGACTGCGAGCCGCAGGCACTGGCGCGGTACTTCCCCGAAGCGCGCGCGCGCCTGGCCGTTGGAGCGTGCCAGTTTGCCGATTGCCTGCACCAGGCCGAGCCCCAGTGCGCCGTGCGCGGTGACTGGGAGCGCTACCAGCACTACTTGCAGCTGCTGGAGGAAGCACGCGCGCGGGCGCAAGCGCGCCAGCAGCAGCGCGATCGCGAAGCCAGCACCAAGGTCAAAACCCGGCGGGAGGGGCGCCTGGAGCGCGAGCCCAAGCTCGATCCGCGCAAGTACCGCCGCCCCTCGCGGCGCCGGCAGAACCAGACGCTGCAGGGGCTGCTGGATGAGGCCGAGGCGGAATGA
- a CDS encoding DUF3531 domain-containing protein: protein MDVQFREFDPFNLWIWLAFETAPSELEKQYVEELFYSWFYIGKLGGFNAENFQVTETGVDLSYMEYDTEAASRALMAPMHNMGDFEYNGVWARCWFDLGTSDPVALDVLINALWQLSQDYIKITQLAIGGENQDWPIDKASRSSAIEGSSN, encoded by the coding sequence ATGGACGTTCAGTTCCGCGAGTTCGACCCGTTCAACCTCTGGATTTGGCTGGCCTTTGAGACTGCCCCTTCGGAGCTGGAGAAGCAGTACGTCGAGGAGCTGTTCTACTCGTGGTTCTACATTGGCAAGCTGGGCGGCTTCAATGCCGAGAATTTCCAGGTGACCGAGACCGGGGTCGATCTCAGCTACATGGAATACGACACGGAGGCAGCCAGTCGGGCACTCATGGCGCCCATGCACAACATGGGCGACTTTGAGTACAACGGCGTTTGGGCGCGCTGCTGGTTCGATTTGGGCACTAGCGACCCGGTGGCGCTCGATGTGCTCATCAACGCCCTCTGGCAGCTGAGCCAGGACTACATCAAAATCACCCAGCTGGCGATCGGCGGCGAAAACCAAGACTGGCCCATCGATAAGGCCAGCCGCTCCAGCGCCATCGAAGGCAGCAGTAACTGA
- a CDS encoding amidase, whose product MQLQLQTWQDVETYLQRSQGILVPIGSTEQHGPTGPIGTDALCAQAIAGGVGEATQTLVGPTLHIGMALHHTAFPGTVSLRPTTLIGVVQDYLASLASAGFRRFFFINGHGGNIATLKAAFAQSYERLAEMGVPHAAQVRAQLGNWFLCRGVRELAQQYYGDAEGSHATASEIALMQYLYPEAAKAAPAMAQAPAGHPIYSAADFRRHYPDGRMGSNPSLSQPEHGERFYATAVEELAQDYRAFVQAE is encoded by the coding sequence ATGCAGCTACAGCTCCAAACCTGGCAAGACGTCGAGACCTACCTGCAACGCTCCCAGGGCATCCTGGTCCCCATCGGCTCCACCGAGCAGCACGGGCCCACAGGGCCCATCGGTACGGACGCGCTGTGCGCCCAGGCCATTGCCGGTGGCGTGGGCGAGGCCACCCAGACCCTGGTGGGGCCGACCCTCCACATTGGCATGGCGCTGCACCACACCGCCTTTCCCGGCACGGTCAGCCTGCGGCCCACCACCCTAATTGGCGTGGTGCAGGATTATCTGGCCAGTTTGGCGTCAGCCGGGTTCCGGCGCTTTTTTTTCATCAACGGGCACGGCGGCAACATCGCCACCCTCAAAGCCGCCTTCGCCCAAAGTTACGAGCGCCTGGCCGAGATGGGCGTGCCGCACGCTGCCCAGGTGCGGGCGCAGCTGGGCAACTGGTTCCTCTGCCGCGGCGTGCGCGAGCTGGCCCAACAGTACTACGGCGATGCCGAAGGCTCGCACGCCACTGCCAGCGAGATCGCGCTCATGCAGTACCTCTACCCCGAAGCTGCCAAAGCCGCGCCCGCCATGGCCCAAGCGCCGGCCGGCCACCCCATCTACAGCGCTGCCGACTTCCGCCGCCACTACCCTGATGGCCGCATGGGCTCCAATCCCAGCCTGTCGCAGCCCGAGCACGGCGAGCGCTTTTACGCGACCGCAGTCGAGGAGCTCGCCCAGGACTATCGGGCTTTCGTGCAGGCCGAGTGA
- a CDS encoding DNA repair protein RadA, whose product MPKSKTVYNCTACGAQHLQWYGRCPSCASFGTLESEVVAPADSRQQVGRQRRATPQAGRPRSAQLVSQIQPNRQERWPSGYAELDRVLGSGIVPGSLVLIGGDPGIGKSTLLLQVAARVARDGPALYVCSEESAQQVKLRARRLGLGVAPTEQSDPAVEASADGELYVLAETDLEAVLQELESLQPRLAAIDSIQTLYFAALSSAPGSVAQVRECTSALMQVAKRDGITLAIVGHVTKEGTLAGPRVLEHLVDTVLYFEGDRFATHRLLRSVKNRFGATHEVGIFDMGDRGLQEVANPSALFLGDAQQQVPGTATVVACEGTRPLLVELQALVSPTSYAAPRRTATGIDYNRLQQILAVLEKRVGIPLSKLDAYVAAAGGLGVVEPAADLGIALAVVASFRDRAVDPRVIAIGEVGLGGQVRPVTQTELRLKEAAKLGFERALVPSGQTVPEVGLEVAPVARVRDALVAAMPTEPQGED is encoded by the coding sequence ATGCCCAAATCCAAAACAGTCTACAACTGTACGGCCTGCGGCGCGCAGCACCTACAGTGGTACGGCCGCTGTCCCAGTTGCGCTAGCTTTGGGACGCTCGAATCCGAGGTTGTAGCGCCCGCCGATAGCCGGCAGCAAGTAGGGCGGCAGCGCCGCGCTACCCCCCAGGCGGGCCGGCCGCGCTCGGCCCAGCTCGTATCCCAAATTCAGCCCAACCGCCAGGAGCGCTGGCCCTCCGGGTACGCCGAGCTGGACCGGGTGTTGGGCAGCGGCATTGTGCCGGGCTCGCTGGTGCTGATTGGCGGCGATCCGGGCATTGGCAAATCTACCTTGCTGCTGCAAGTCGCCGCCCGCGTTGCCCGCGATGGCCCGGCTCTCTACGTCTGCTCGGAAGAATCGGCCCAGCAGGTCAAGTTGCGCGCGCGCCGTTTGGGCCTGGGGGTTGCGCCAACTGAGCAGAGCGATCCGGCGGTCGAGGCCAGCGCCGATGGCGAGCTCTACGTCCTGGCCGAGACCGACCTGGAAGCAGTCCTGCAGGAGCTCGAGTCGCTGCAACCGCGCTTGGCGGCCATCGACAGCATTCAAACGCTCTACTTTGCCGCCCTGAGCTCGGCCCCGGGGTCAGTGGCCCAGGTGCGCGAGTGCACCTCAGCGCTGATGCAGGTGGCCAAGCGCGACGGCATCACCCTGGCCATCGTGGGCCACGTCACCAAGGAAGGGACGCTGGCCGGTCCGCGGGTGCTGGAGCACCTGGTGGACACGGTGCTGTACTTCGAAGGCGATCGCTTTGCCACCCACCGGCTGCTGCGCTCGGTCAAAAACCGCTTTGGCGCCACCCACGAAGTGGGCATTTTCGATATGGGCGATCGGGGCCTGCAAGAGGTGGCCAACCCCTCGGCGCTGTTTTTGGGCGACGCCCAACAGCAGGTGCCGGGGACGGCCACCGTAGTGGCCTGCGAGGGAACGCGACCGCTGCTGGTGGAGCTGCAAGCGCTGGTCAGCCCAACCAGCTACGCGGCCCCACGCCGCACTGCGACCGGCATCGACTACAACCGCCTGCAACAGATCCTGGCCGTGCTAGAGAAGCGGGTGGGCATTCCGCTCTCCAAGCTGGATGCCTACGTGGCGGCCGCCGGCGGCCTGGGTGTGGTGGAACCGGCCGCCGATCTGGGCATTGCCCTGGCCGTGGTGGCCAGCTTTCGCGATCGCGCCGTTGACCCGCGCGTGATCGCCATTGGCGAGGTGGGCTTGGGCGGGCAAGTGCGCCCGGTAACCCAAACCGAGCTGCGCCTCAAGGAAGCCGCCAAGCTGGGCTTTGAGCGTGCCCTGGTGCCCAGCGGGCAAACGGTTCCGGAAGTGGGGCTCGAAGTTGCGCCCGTTGCGCGGGTGCGCGATGCCCTGGTTGCGGCCATGCCGACCGAGCCGCAAGGCGAAGACTAG
- a CDS encoding DNA-binding response regulator gives MENQERKEKVLVVDDEASIRRILETRLSMIGYEVVTAADGEEALQTFGQDEPDLVVLDVMMPKLDGYGVCQELRKESEIPIIMLTALGDVADRITGLELGADDYVVKPFSPKELEARIRSVLRRADKEATPGIPSSGIIQIGSLKIDTNRRQVYKDGERVRLTGMEFSLLELMVSRSGEAFSRSEILQEVWGYTPERHVDTRVVDVHISRLRAKLEDDPSNPELILTARGTGYMFRRITDSATEEQS, from the coding sequence TTGGAGAATCAAGAGCGCAAAGAGAAAGTCCTCGTTGTCGACGACGAAGCCAGCATCCGCCGGATTTTGGAAACCCGCCTCTCGATGATTGGCTACGAGGTGGTCACGGCAGCCGATGGCGAGGAAGCCCTACAGACCTTCGGCCAAGACGAGCCCGATCTGGTCGTGCTGGATGTCATGATGCCCAAGCTCGACGGCTACGGCGTCTGCCAGGAACTGCGCAAAGAATCCGAAATTCCCATCATCATGCTAACGGCGTTGGGCGATGTGGCTGATCGCATTACGGGCTTGGAGCTGGGGGCCGATGACTACGTGGTCAAGCCCTTCTCGCCCAAGGAACTGGAAGCGCGCATCCGCTCGGTGCTGCGGCGTGCCGACAAAGAGGCCACCCCCGGCATCCCCAGCTCGGGCATCATTCAAATCGGCTCGCTCAAAATCGACACCAACCGGCGCCAGGTCTATAAAGATGGCGAGCGCGTCCGGCTGACCGGGATGGAGTTTAGCTTGCTCGAGCTCATGGTCAGCCGCTCGGGGGAGGCGTTCTCCCGCTCCGAGATCCTGCAGGAGGTGTGGGGCTATACGCCCGAGCGCCACGTCGACACGCGCGTGGTGGACGTGCACATCTCGCGGCTGCGCGCCAAGCTGGAGGACGACCCCAGCAACCCCGAGCTCATCCTAACCGCGCGCGGCACCGGTTACATGTTCCGGCGCATTACCGACTCGGCCACCGAGGAGCAAAGCTGA